The genomic DNA ACAAACCGACCGGCAAGGGCGGGCTGGGGCGGATGATTGACACCAATTACCTCAATTCCATCGGCTGGCGCGGCATTCGCCAGCGCAAACTGAACGTGGAGGAGTTGCTGCGCCTGGCCATGGCCAAATTGCGCGCGGATGATCGCGAAGTGCGCATTGTGGATATCGCCGCGGGCCACGGGCGTTACATTCTCGAAGCCTTGCAGGGTGTGTCGCCGTTGCCGGAGTCGATCCTGTTGCGCGATTACAGCGACATCAACGTGCGCGACGGTGGCGCGCTGATTCGCGAAAAGGGCCTGGGGGATATCGCGCAGTTCGTCAAAGGCGATGCGTTTGATCGTTTGGATCTGGCGGCACTGGACCCCAAGCCTACGCTGGCGGTGGTGTCCGGTTTGTATGAGTTGTTTGCCGATAACGCCATGGTCGGCGGTTCGCTGGCAGGCCTTGCCAAAGCCGTAGAACCTGGCGGCTATCTGGTCTACACCGGCCAACCGTGGCACCCGCAACTGGAGTTGATCGCCCGTGCGTTGACCAGCCACCGCCAGGGCCAGGCCTGGGTGATGCGCCGTCGCAGCCAGGCGGAAATGGATCAACTGGTGGAGGCGGCGGGCTTTCGCAAGATCACCCAGCGTGTGGACGAGTGGGGCATTTTCACGGTGTCCCTGGCACAGAAGATCTGAACATGCGCGAACCCGGCCTCTTGAAACCGGCAGTCCTCTGGCTGCTGCTGTTGGCGCCGCTGTTTTTCAGCACCTACGGCTTTGCCACCTGGGTCACCAGCCAGCGCAGCGACGTCGGCACGCTGGTATTCGGTTGGGAAACCCATATGCCCTTTCTGGCGTGGACCATCGTGCCGTACTGGTCCATCGACCTGCTCTACGGGTTTTCCCTGCTGCTGCCCAACACTCGGCATGAGTTGAAGCAGCACGCAATGCGCCTGCTGAGTGCGCAAGTGATTGCGGTGAGCTGCTTCCTGATCTGGCCGCTGCGCTTCACCTTCGAGCGGCCTGAACTGGATGGCGTGTTCGGCTGGCTGTTCGCCGTGCTGGCCGGGTTCGACAAACCGTTCAATCAGGCGCCTTCGCTGCATATCGCGCTGCTGGTGATCCTGTGGGTGATGTACCAGCGCCACACCCAGGGCTTCTGGCGTCTGCTGGTGCACGGCTGGTTCGCATTGATCGGCATTTCAGTGTTGACCACTTATCAACATCACTTTATTGACTTACCCACAGGCGCCCTCGCCGGCTGGCTTTGCGTATGGTTATGGCCGGTGGAGCATCCAAGCCCCTTGCTGAATATACGGCTGACGCGCGATCCCCAACGCTGGCGATTGGGTGTGCGTTACGGGCTGGGCGCAGTGGCCTTGGTGGTTCTGGCTTTCGTACTGCGCGGCGGGTGGTTGTGGCTGCTATGGCCTGCCGTGTCCCTGGCGTTGATCAAGGCCAATTATTTCGTGCTCGGCGCCAGCGGCTTCCAGAAGCGCGCCGATGGCCGACTGACACCCGCCGCCCGTTGGTTGTACGCCCCCTATCTGGCGGGTGCGTGGATAAATTCGCGGCTGTGGACACGCGGCCATCCACAACCCGACCTGATTGTGGATAACGTTTGGCTCGGGCGGGTTCCTGCAACTTCTGAGCAAGCCCCTTTCAAGGCCATCGTCGATCTCTGCGCCGAACTGCCGATTAATCCACAGGGCCGCGCTTATCAATCCATTCCCGTGCTGGATCTGATCGCCCCAACGCCGGACGAATGCCTGCGAGCCGCCCAAGCAATCGAATGCCTGCGCGCCAACGGCCCGCTGCTGGTGTGCTGCGCTCTTGGTTACTCACGCAGCGCCACCGCGGTTGCCGCCTGGCTGCTGCACAGCGGGCGTGCGGCAACGGTCGACGAGGCACTGGCTATTATTCGTACAGCGCGGGCCCGTGTGGTCCTGCACCCCGCTCACCGTGAAGCTCTGGAGGGTTTGCCCCATGCCCGCTGATATGGAACTGCAGGTCGTCGCCAGCCTCCTGCGTCGTGGCCGCTCGCTGGATCAGTTATCCACAGGCCTGACTCTGCTCGGGTTTTTGTTCGGTCTGGCGCAACTGTTGATGGCCAGCATTTCAACCATCTGCCTGCTGCTCGCCCTGTGGATGATCATTCTCGGGCTGCTGCAAAAGTATTGGGCGTTGCGCGTAGCCTTCGACGCCGACCTGTTCGCCCTGCTGGCCCGCGACACCGGGCGCACGCCGGACCTCGACCAGGCCCTGCAAACCCTCGGCCTGCAATCGGCCAAGCGCGTTGGCCGCCCGTGGACCGAACGGCGTCGCGGTGCTCTCAAACTACTGCGCAAACAGGCCTGGCTGCTGGGCGCGCAAGCAGTGCTGACCCTGGCCGTGATCCTCGCCAGCCCTTGGCTGCCTTTCGCCGGATAAGGAATTCCCATGTTCGAACCCGTGGTCGCCACGCTTATCACTTCGATGGCCCGCACGGTCACCGGCGCCCGCAGCCTGTGGCTCGGTTGCGCGCCCGTACCTGTGCAGCGCATCTACTTCGCCAACCACAGCAGTCATGGCGACTTCGTGCTGGTGTGGGCCTCATTGCCACAAAACCTGCGCAAATTCACGCGCCCGGTGGCCGGCAGCGATTACTGGAACACCAGTGCGCTGCGCCGCTACATCATCAACCGCGTGTTCAATGGCGTGTTGATCGACCGTGAGCGCAAAGACCCTATGGATAACCCCTTGCAGCCCATGCTTGCCGCGCTGGAAAGCGGCGACTCGCTGATCATTTTCCCCGAAGGCACGCGCAACCTGGAAGACGGCCTGCTGCCGTTCAAAAGCGGCCTGTACCACCTGGCAAAAAGTTACCCACAGGCCGAACTGATCCCAGTGTGGATCGCCAACCTGAATCGCGTCATGCCCAAAGGCCGCGTGCTGCCGCTGCCGTTACTGTGCACCACCAGCTTCGGCGCGCCGTTGCAATTGGAAGAAGGCGAAGACAAAGCCGCGTTTCTCGCCCGTACTCGCGATGCCCTGCTCGCCCTTGCTCCGGAGCACGTCTGACATGGATAGCCAAACCCTGATGTTGTTCGGCGGCATCGGCGCGATTCTGGTACTCGCCTCGCTGATCGGCCTGATCCTCAAATGGCGCACCCGCGGCACGCCCAACGCGGTGATCGACAACCTCAACGCGCGCATCAACGCCTGGTGGGTGATGGTGGTGGTGATCGGCATCGCCTTCTGGCTCGGCACCGGCGCGGTGATCCTGCTGTTCTACGCCGTGTCGTTCTACGCCCTGCGCGAATTTCTAACCCTCACTCCCACCCGCCGCAGCGACTACCCGGCGCTGGTGGCCGCGTTCTACCTGGCGTTGCCGCTGCAATACCTGCTGATTTATTCGGACTGGTATGGGCTGTTCTCGATCTTCATCCCGGTGTACGTATTCCTGCTGCTGCCGATCCTCGCCTCGCTGGGCGGCGACAGCACGCACTTCCTGGAACGCGCGTCGAAAGTGCAATGGGGCCTGATGATTGCGGTGTTCTGCGTGTCCTTCGTACCCGCGCTGCTGACCCTCGACATTCCTGGCTACGAAGGCCGCAACCTGCTGCTGATCGCTTATCTGGTGATCGTGGTGCAACTGTCCGACGTGTTGCAGTACGTGTGCGGCAAGCTGTTCGGCAAACACAAGATCGCGCCCAACCTCTCGCCGTCCAAAACTGTCGAAGGCTTTGTCGGCGGGATTTTGCTCTCATCCCTGATCGGCGCGGCGCTGTGGTGGACCACGCCGTTCAACCCATGGCAATCGTTTCTGATTGCGTTGCTGATCAACCTGCTGGGCTTTGCCGGCGGCATCGTGATGTCGGCGATCAAGCGCGACCGGGGCGTGAAGGATTGGGGGCACATGATCGAAGGCCACGGCGGCATGCTGGACCGGCTGGACTCGGTGTGTTTTGCCGCACCGATTTTCTTCCACCTCGTGCGCTACTGGTGGACCTGAATCCTCACGCCGATCGTTCCCACGCTCCGCGTGGGAACGATCCAAAGGCTGATGAACATCAAATGTGGGAGCTGGCTTGCCTGCGATGGCGGAGTGTCAGCTGACATGAATGCTGGCTAGGTTGACGCTATCGCAGGCAAGCCAGCTCCCACAGTGATTCGGGGCAATGTCGAGAGTGCGCAAGGTCTGAAACTGCCGCTCCTACCTGCTCCGTACCTTTCTTTCGCAGGACATTTACCGATCGTTCCCACGCTCTGCGTGGGAATGCATCCCGTGACGCTCGGCGTCACGACCTCAAGAGCGGACGCGGAGCGTCCAGGGCGGCATTCCCACGCAGAGCGTGGGAACGATCAACTAAGCCATTAAGACAGTTGCTCCCACATGGGTTTTGCAGTGTTTTAAAGTCTTCAACCCGGCAAATGCCCGAGCGGCAAGGCCCCTGGCGTTTTCACGGTCTGGATCGCGAAGTTGCTGCGAATGTCCCGCACACCCGGCAACTTCAACAAACTGCCGGTGACAAACCGCTCATACCCGCGCAAATCCGGCACCACCACCTGCAACAGAAAGTCAGATTCCCCCGACACCAAAAACGCCGAGATCACCTCGGGCAACGCCGTCACCGCCTCGCGAAAGGCGTTGGCCTCAGTGTCGTTGTGCCGCTCCACCTTCACGCCCACAAACACCATCATCCCCAGGCCCACTTCATCGCGATCCAGTGTGGCTTGATAGCCGCGAATCACCCCGGCTTCTTCGAGCAGGCGCACGCGGCGCAGGCAAGGTGAAGCAGACAGTCCGATCTCGTCGGCCAACTGCACGTTGGTCAGGCGCCCATCCCGTTGCAAGGCTTCAAGAATTTTCCGGTCAAACGCATCAAGTTTCAGATTTGGCATAAATGAATGGCCGTTATGGTAGTTACTGGTAGATAGTACCAAGACTAGACGATTTTATGGCTGACTACGCAAGCACCTGCCCCGCCCTTCAACCCTAGAATTAGCCAACACTTAAAGGGGGTGAAACATGGCGGAACTCTGGTTATTTCTGATGGCGCTTTCAGTGGTGTACCTGCTGCCGGGGCCGGACATGATCCTGCTGCTGCAAACCGGCGCGCGTCAGGGCAAGGCCTTGGCATTGACCACGGCGATAGGCCTGGGGCTGGCGCGAGCCTGCCATGTGGCACTGGCGGGCATGGGCTTGGCGACGTTGTTCAAAGTGGCACCGTGGACCTTTGACGTGGTGCGCTTGGGCGGCGCGGCCTATTTGCTATGGCTGGGGGTGCAGTGCCTGCGCGCCAACATGCTGCCCGCCCTCGACTCGACCAATAACCCCACGACCGCCCATGCCTGGCGCGCAGCGTTCCAGCGTGGTTTGCTCACAAACCTGCTCAACCCCAAGGCACTGCTGTTCTGTTCGGTGTTGTTGCCGCAGTTCATCAACCCGCAAACCGGGCCGGTAGCAGCGCAGTTCGCATTGCTGGGCGCGGTGCTGGTAGCGTTCGGGTTTATGTTCGATTGCTGCTACGCCCTGGCCGGCGCGCGCATCGGCCAGTGGCTGGCGCGCAATCGTTCGGCGCAGCGCCTGCAACAGTGGTTGTTCGGCAGCCTTTTGATCGGTTTTGCGGTACGCCTCACCTTTGTGCAACACGCCTGATCGGGTCGGCGTATCCACGTCATCTTTTGTATCAAAGACGCGTGTAAGATACGCCGCACTTAGCCAGGGATGCTCACCATGTTCGATTCGTTGAAGGCGATCAGCCGCCGTATTGTCGGTGCGTTATTGACTGTGGTGAGGGCCGTCTTCGGCCAATGGCAACCGCCGTCCTGGCTGCGCGCCATCGGCCGTGGCCTCACAAACACGGGGCGCAAGGCGCGCGCTTATCCGCGCCAGGCGGGTGCCGGCGTGCTGGGCCTGATACTGCTGGCCGCCGCTGCCTTCTACGGCTGGCAATGGTATTCCCACCTGCCGCAGCCCCACACCGTGGGCTACTCGCTGCACAAACCGAACCTGACCGACTACACCCAACAACCGCCGGTTGTGGATAACTTACAGGTACGTTTCGCCGAATCGGTGGCCCCGCTGGCCGCGATTGGCAAGCCGGTGACCGAGGGCATCACCCTCAAACCAGGCGTGGCCGGGGCTTGGCGCTGGTCCGATGACCGCACCTTGCAGTTCGTGCCGGAAAAAGACTGGCCCATCGACGCCCATTACACCCTGGACCTCGCGAAGAAAAACCTGCTCGCCGACGGCGTATTGCTCGGCCAGTACAGCAGCCAGTTTTCCACCCAGCCGTTCCGCGCCACCCTGGCGCAAAACGAGCTGTATCAAGACCCGTCCAACCCGACGCTGAAACAGCTGGTGGCGACCTTCCATTTTTCCCACCCGGTGGATGAAGACAACCTGCGCAAACGCGTCACCGTAACCCTCGGCAAAGGCCTGGCTTACCGCGATGCGCAACTGCCAAACCACCCCGAAATCACCTTCGACGAGAAAAAGCTCAACGCCTACGTGCGCTCCGCCGCCCTGGCCACGCCGCTGGAAAGCACGCCGGTCAGCGCCAAACTCGACGAGGGCATCAAGGCCCGTGACGGCGGCAACGCCAGCACCGCGCCGCTGGTGGCGGAAGTCACCGTGCCCGGCCGTTATCGCCTGACCTTCACCGCAGCCGAAGTGAGCTTTGCCGACAACGAGCGCGGCGAGCCGGAGCCGGTGCTGTTGTTCAGCAGCTCCAGCGCTGTCGCCGATGAGACCATCGCCGGTAAGGTGCAGGCCTGGCTGCTGCCGGAAAAAGCCCCGGATGACACGCGCCCTTACACCAGCAACGACATCGACGACGCCCTGCTCGCCCGCAGCACCAAGGTTAGCCTGACCCACGTGCCCAGCGTCGAACCGCTGAACACCCAGCACGCCTTCAAGTTCAAGGCGCCGGCTGGTCGCGCGTTGTACGTGCGTGTGCCGGCGAACCTGGAAGCCATCGGCGGCTATTTGGCGAAAAACCCTACGGCGTCGCTGATCAGCATGCCGGCGTATCCGCGCACCTTGCAGTTCCTGTCTGACGGCGCGTTGCTCAGCCTCAATGGCGAAAAACGTCTGGGCTTCATGGCTCGTGGCGTGCCCGGTGCCCATGTGGAAATTGCGCGCCTGCTGCCCAACCAGTTGCAACATTTGGTAGACCAAAGCAGCGGCAGCTTCGCACGGCCCAACTTCGGCAATGAATATTTCGATCGCATGGTCGAGCGCCAGTCCCTGGATGTTCCGCTGTCGTCCAATGACCCGGCGAAAACCGTCTACGACAACGTGGACTTGAGCCACTACCTCACCGCCAACGGCGGCCGGCGCGGCATTTTCGTGCTCAAGCTCAGCCCGCAGGATGACCCGGCCGAGCGCACTTTCGAGTACGACCGCAGCAGCACCAGCGACCTGCGTTTCATCGTGGTGACGGACCTGGGCATCATCGCCAAGCGTTCCAGCGATGGCAGCCATGATGTGTATGTGCAGTCCATCGGCAACGGCTCGCCGGTGGCCGACGCCCAGGTCGACATCATTGGCCGCAATGGTTTACCGGTCAGCAGCGGGCGTACCGACGCCGAAGGCCACGCGCACTTCGCCAAGCTGGATGAACTGCGCCGTGAGAAAACCCCGCTGATGTACGTGGTCACACGCGGCAATGACCAGTCGTTCCTGCCGATTGCCCGTCGCTCCCAACAGCTGGATTTTTCGCGCTTTGATGTAGGCGGTCTGGAAGAAGACGGCGCGATTGATCGCCTCAGCGCGTACCTGTTTACCGACCGCGGCCTGTATCGCCCCGGCGAAACCGCGCACCTGGGCATGATTGTGCGCAGCGGCAACTGGAAAGGCGCCCTGCAAGGCGTGCCGGTGGAGCTGCAAATCACCGACCCGCGTGGCCTGGAAGTGATCCGCCAACCGCTCAAGCTGTCGGCCAGCGGTTTTGAAACCTTTGATTTCCCCAGCAGCGAGGTCGCCCCGGCCGGGGACTACACCGCAACGCTGCAACTGATCGGCGAGAAACAAACCCGTACCGACCTGGGTAGTGTCAGCTTCAAGGTCCGCGACTTTGAGCCGGACCGCATGAAAGTCAGCCTCAGCCTGCACGACACGCCCGTTCAAGGCTGGATTCCACCGGACCAGGTGGTGGCCAAAGTCACCGCCATGCACTTGTTTGGCGCCCCGGCGTCCGGCCGCCGCGTGACCGCAAAAATGTCCCTGAGCCCAACGCTCGCAGCATTCGAGCGCTACCCGGATTACCGTTTCCGCCTCAACGACTCCCTGGAAGACGCCACCACCGAAGACCTGGCCGAAACCACTGTGGATGACAACGGCCAGGCCACGCTCGACCTTAACCTGCAACGTTTCGCCAACAGCACCTATCGCCTGCAGGTGATGACCCAGGTGTTCGAAGCCGACGGCGGGCGCAATGTGGCGGCGCAAAGTGCCTTGCTGGTGTCGTCCGCGCCTTACCTGGTCGGTGTGAAAAGTCAGGATTCGCTGTCGTACGTCGCCAAGGATGCCCCGCGTCAGGTGCAATGGCTGGCCGTCGCGCCGGACCTTTCGCCTGTGGCGGTGGACGGCCTGACCACGGAGGTGGTTGAGCATCGTTATGTGTCGGTGCTGGTGAAACAGTCCAACGGCACCTACAAATATGAGTCGCGCATCAAAAACATCAGCCAACCGGCTTCGCCGCTGGTCATGACCAAAGAGGGCGCCAAACAGGCGCTGAACACCGGCGCGCCGGGGGACTTCACCCTGCAACTGAAAGACGCCAACGGCAACCTGCTCAACCAGATCGACTACAGCGTGGCCGGGCGTGGCAACACCTCGCGCTCGCTGGAACGTAACGCCGAGTTGCAATTGCGCCTGGATAAACGCAGCTACGCCACGGGCGACGACATTGCGATCAGCATTCGCGCGCCTTACACCGGCGCCGGTTTGATCACCATCGAGCGTGACAAGGTCTACACCCAGCAATGGTTCAAGGCCGACAGCACCAACAGCGTGCAGCACATCCGCGTGCCGGCGGGGCTTGAAGGCAATGCCTACGTCAACGTGCAGTTTGTGCGCGATATGGGCTCGGCCGAGGTATACATGAGCCCGCTGTCTTATGGCGTGGTGCCGTTCAGCATCAACCTCGATGCGCGGCGCATGGCGTTGAAAGTTGAAGGCCCGGCGAAGATCGAGCCGGGCCAGACACTGGACATCAAGGTCACCGCCGACCGCCCGGGCCGCGCCGTGGTGTACGCGGTGGACGAAGGCATCCTGCAAGTAGCGCGTTACCAGACGCCGGACCCGTTGGGTTTCTTCTTCCAAAAGCGTGCGCTGGAAGTTGGCACCAGTCAGATTCTTGACCTGATCCTGCCGGAATTCAGCCGCTTGCTCAGTGGGGCGGCGCCCGGTGGCGATACGGAAGGCGCCCTGGCCAACCACCTCAACCCGTTCAAGCGTAAACACCAGCCGCCGGTGGCCTGGTGGTCCGGGTTGGTCGACTTGCCCGCGGGTGAAACCGTGCTGCATTACCAGGTGCCGGACAGCTTCAACGGCAAGCTGCACCTGTTTGCGGTGGCGGTGGATGCCGACAGCGTGGGCGTGAGCGAAGCCAACACTGAAGTGCGCGGGCCGATTGTGATCACGCCAAACGTGCCGGCCTTCGTGGCGCCGGGGGATGTGTTCAGCGTCAGCGCCGGGGTGTTCAGCAACCTCGACGCCGCCGCCGACGTGAAGTTTGAAGTGCAGACCAGCGCCGGGCTGATCGTGCAGGGCGACAAGGGCAGCACTTTGTCGCTCCAACCGCGCAAGGAAGGCACGGCCGAGTTCAAGGTCAAGGTCGGCAACACCCTCGGCTCGGCCGACCTGCGGTTTGTCGCCGTATTGCCCGACGGCAAGCGCATTCAGGTGGCCGAAACCACCTCGATCCGCCCACTGAGCGAGCACCGCGTGGCCTTGAGCCTGGGCCGTTTCGACAGCGCCAGCAAAGAGCTGAAACCAACCCGCGAACTGTTCAGCCAACTGCGCGACGTGCAATTGGGCGTCGCGGCCTCGCCGCTGGTGTGGGCCAACGGCCTCAAGCATTACCTGGACGACTACGGCTATGCCTGCACCGAGCAGTTGGTGTCCAAGGCCATGCCGGCGTTGATCTGGGGCGGCAACGCGCCCGAAGCCGAGCAGGCCTTCAGCAGTGCCGTGCGCATGTTGCGCCAGCGCCAGAACGGGGCCGGTGGCTTTGGCTTGTGGGCGGCCAACCCGGATGTGGCGCCTTACGCCAGCCTGTATGCCACGGATTTCCTGATCGAAGCCAAGGAGCGCGGGCTGCCGGTGCCGGAAGACCTGTTGACGCGTTCCAACGCGTACCTGACCGACTTGGCCAATGGCCCGAGCGAAGGTTTGTCGGAATTGCGCAACCGCGCGTACGCCAGCTACCTGCTGAGCCGTCAGGGGATTCTGGTGAGCGGTGCCTTGAGCGATATCCGCGAGCGCTACGAGAGCTACTTTAAAGACAGCTGGCAGAACGACCTGGGCGCCGCGTACCTGGCGGCCAGCTACAAGCTGCTCAAGCAGGATCGCCAGGCGGACGCGCTGTTCCGCAAAATCCCATGGCGCGCCCTTGTGGATAAGTGGGACAGCGACGGCCTGTATTACGACCCGCT from Pseudomonas tolaasii NCPPB 2192 includes the following:
- a CDS encoding lysophospholipid acyltransferase family protein, whose translation is MFEPVVATLITSMARTVTGARSLWLGCAPVPVQRIYFANHSSHGDFVLVWASLPQNLRKFTRPVAGSDYWNTSALRRYIINRVFNGVLIDRERKDPMDNPLQPMLAALESGDSLIIFPEGTRNLEDGLLPFKSGLYHLAKSYPQAELIPVWIANLNRVMPKGRVLPLPLLCTTSFGAPLQLEEGEDKAAFLARTRDALLALAPEHV
- a CDS encoding phosphatase PAP2/dual specificity phosphatase family protein, producing MREPGLLKPAVLWLLLLAPLFFSTYGFATWVTSQRSDVGTLVFGWETHMPFLAWTIVPYWSIDLLYGFSLLLPNTRHELKQHAMRLLSAQVIAVSCFLIWPLRFTFERPELDGVFGWLFAVLAGFDKPFNQAPSLHIALLVILWVMYQRHTQGFWRLLVHGWFALIGISVLTTYQHHFIDLPTGALAGWLCVWLWPVEHPSPLLNIRLTRDPQRWRLGVRYGLGAVALVVLAFVLRGGWLWLLWPAVSLALIKANYFVLGASGFQKRADGRLTPAARWLYAPYLAGAWINSRLWTRGHPQPDLIVDNVWLGRVPATSEQAPFKAIVDLCAELPINPQGRAYQSIPVLDLIAPTPDECLRAAQAIECLRANGPLLVCCALGYSRSATAVAAWLLHSGRAATVDEALAIIRTARARVVLHPAHREALEGLPHAR
- a CDS encoding LysE family translocator, with translation MAELWLFLMALSVVYLLPGPDMILLLQTGARQGKALALTTAIGLGLARACHVALAGMGLATLFKVAPWTFDVVRLGGAAYLLWLGVQCLRANMLPALDSTNNPTTAHAWRAAFQRGLLTNLLNPKALLFCSVLLPQFINPQTGPVAAQFALLGAVLVAFGFMFDCCYALAGARIGQWLARNRSAQRLQQWLFGSLLIGFAVRLTFVQHA
- a CDS encoding alpha-2-macroglobulin is translated as MFDSLKAISRRIVGALLTVVRAVFGQWQPPSWLRAIGRGLTNTGRKARAYPRQAGAGVLGLILLAAAAFYGWQWYSHLPQPHTVGYSLHKPNLTDYTQQPPVVDNLQVRFAESVAPLAAIGKPVTEGITLKPGVAGAWRWSDDRTLQFVPEKDWPIDAHYTLDLAKKNLLADGVLLGQYSSQFSTQPFRATLAQNELYQDPSNPTLKQLVATFHFSHPVDEDNLRKRVTVTLGKGLAYRDAQLPNHPEITFDEKKLNAYVRSAALATPLESTPVSAKLDEGIKARDGGNASTAPLVAEVTVPGRYRLTFTAAEVSFADNERGEPEPVLLFSSSSAVADETIAGKVQAWLLPEKAPDDTRPYTSNDIDDALLARSTKVSLTHVPSVEPLNTQHAFKFKAPAGRALYVRVPANLEAIGGYLAKNPTASLISMPAYPRTLQFLSDGALLSLNGEKRLGFMARGVPGAHVEIARLLPNQLQHLVDQSSGSFARPNFGNEYFDRMVERQSLDVPLSSNDPAKTVYDNVDLSHYLTANGGRRGIFVLKLSPQDDPAERTFEYDRSSTSDLRFIVVTDLGIIAKRSSDGSHDVYVQSIGNGSPVADAQVDIIGRNGLPVSSGRTDAEGHAHFAKLDELRREKTPLMYVVTRGNDQSFLPIARRSQQLDFSRFDVGGLEEDGAIDRLSAYLFTDRGLYRPGETAHLGMIVRSGNWKGALQGVPVELQITDPRGLEVIRQPLKLSASGFETFDFPSSEVAPAGDYTATLQLIGEKQTRTDLGSVSFKVRDFEPDRMKVSLSLHDTPVQGWIPPDQVVAKVTAMHLFGAPASGRRVTAKMSLSPTLAAFERYPDYRFRLNDSLEDATTEDLAETTVDDNGQATLDLNLQRFANSTYRLQVMTQVFEADGGRNVAAQSALLVSSAPYLVGVKSQDSLSYVAKDAPRQVQWLAVAPDLSPVAVDGLTTEVVEHRYVSVLVKQSNGTYKYESRIKNISQPASPLVMTKEGAKQALNTGAPGDFTLQLKDANGNLLNQIDYSVAGRGNTSRSLERNAELQLRLDKRSYATGDDIAISIRAPYTGAGLITIERDKVYTQQWFKADSTNSVQHIRVPAGLEGNAYVNVQFVRDMGSAEVYMSPLSYGVVPFSINLDARRMALKVEGPAKIEPGQTLDIKVTADRPGRAVVYAVDEGILQVARYQTPDPLGFFFQKRALEVGTSQILDLILPEFSRLLSGAAPGGDTEGALANHLNPFKRKHQPPVAWWSGLVDLPAGETVLHYQVPDSFNGKLHLFAVAVDADSVGVSEANTEVRGPIVITPNVPAFVAPGDVFSVSAGVFSNLDAAADVKFEVQTSAGLIVQGDKGSTLSLQPRKEGTAEFKVKVGNTLGSADLRFVAVLPDGKRIQVAETTSIRPLSEHRVALSLGRFDSASKELKPTRELFSQLRDVQLGVAASPLVWANGLKHYLDDYGYACTEQLVSKAMPALIWGGNAPEAEQAFSSAVRMLRQRQNGAGGFGLWAANPDVAPYASLYATDFLIEAKERGLPVPEDLLTRSNAYLTDLANGPSEGLSELRNRAYASYLLSRQGILVSGALSDIRERYESYFKDSWQNDLGAAYLAASYKLLKQDRQADALFRKIPWRALVDKWDSDGLYYDPLVHDAEHLHLLARHFPELLDDVPSALLDKLGKRLNEQRYNSLSAALLLRALDNYGQRAQSDMTLKATAWLGDKQQQLLEMAGQPPRAAVPGATQKLVMEKTDGPAAFYMLSEAGFDKGAKLKAINNGLEIIHEYLDLKGEPVSKVAVGDEFLVRLRLRATDRDQVQQVAVVDLLPGGVEPVYNLPPEPEAASTEDSEGEDSEYVETADGEEADAWQAPIGETELSNWQPDYVDVRDDRVVLYGTALRDAGTFVYRVRATNAGTFNTPPAYAEGMYETTLQGRGKVGQLEITKP
- a CDS encoding phosphatidate cytidylyltransferase, whose protein sequence is MDSQTLMLFGGIGAILVLASLIGLILKWRTRGTPNAVIDNLNARINAWWVMVVVIGIAFWLGTGAVILLFYAVSFYALREFLTLTPTRRSDYPALVAAFYLALPLQYLLIYSDWYGLFSIFIPVYVFLLLPILASLGGDSTHFLERASKVQWGLMIAVFCVSFVPALLTLDIPGYEGRNLLLIAYLVIVVQLSDVLQYVCGKLFGKHKIAPNLSPSKTVEGFVGGILLSSLIGAALWWTTPFNPWQSFLIALLINLLGFAGGIVMSAIKRDRGVKDWGHMIEGHGGMLDRLDSVCFAAPIFFHLVRYWWT
- a CDS encoding Lrp/AsnC family transcriptional regulator, encoding MKLDAFDRKILEALQRDGRLTNVQLADEIGLSASPCLRRVRLLEEAGVIRGYQATLDRDEVGLGMMVFVGVKVERHNDTEANAFREAVTALPEVISAFLVSGESDFLLQVVVPDLRGYERFVTGSLLKLPGVRDIRSNFAIQTVKTPGALPLGHLPG